Proteins encoded within one genomic window of Trichoderma asperellum chromosome 2, complete sequence:
- the MET26 gene encoding homocysteine methyltransferase Met26, whose translation MVQSAVLGFPRMGVNRDLKKATENYWAGKISQEELLTEAKRLRLAHWKIQKDAGVDIIPSNDFALYDQVLSHIQDFGAVPERYTKDGLDTVDQYFAMGRGHQKGGVDVPSLEMVKWFDSNYHYVKPTLQDNQTFKLSAAPKAVAEFNEAKEAGIVTRPVLVGPVSFLHLGKADRGQSVDPIDLLEKLLPVYEQLLVQLKEAGAETVQIDEPVLVFDLPAKTKAAFKPAYEKFASLGDKIPKLVFTTYFGDIVHNLDLVPKDVYAVHIDLVRNPEQLETVIGALGPKTVLSAGVVDGRNIWKTNLKRAIEIVESAVQKLGKDRVIVATSSSLLHTPHTLASEKKLDAEIADWFSFASEKTVEVAVIAKAVTEGPAAVREQLEANAKSIQARATSPRTNDPKVKDRQSKIVPADYNRKSEFPARIASQQAKLKLPLFPTTTIGSFPQTKEIRLSRTKLTKGEITAQEYDSFIEKEIRDNVKIQEELGLDVFVHGEPERNDMVQYFGERLDGYAFTTHAWVQSYGSRCVRPPIIVGDISRPAPMTVKESKYAVSVSSKPMKGMLTGPVTCLRWSFPRDDVHQSVQAEQLALALRDEVVDLEAAGIDVIQVDEPALREGLPLRSGKERDAYLKWAVQAFRLSTTGVEDSTQIHSHFCYSEFQDFFHAIAALDADVLSIENSKSDAKLLSVFVDSAYPRHIGPGVYDIHSPRVPSEQEIKDRIEEMLQYLKPEQLWINPDCGLKTRQWKETKEALANMIAATKHFRAKYSK comes from the exons ATGGTTCAGTCCGCGGTTCTCGGTTTCCCCCGCATGGGTGTCAACCGTGACCTGAAGAAGGCCACCGAAAACT ACTGGGCTGGAAAGATCTCTCAGGAGGAGCTCCTCACTGAGGCCAAGAGACTTCGTCTGGCTCACTGGAAGATCCAGAAGGATGCCGGCGTCGACATCATCCCCAGCAACGACTTTGCCCTGTACGACCAGGTTCTCTCACACATCCAGGACTTCGGT GCTGTTCCTGAGCGTTACACCAAGGATGGTCTTGACACTGTTGACCAGTACTTCGCCATGGGCCGTGGCCACCAGAAGGGAGGCGTCGACGTCCCCTCTCTGGAGATGGTTAAGTGGTTTGATTCCAACTACCACTACGTCAAGCCCACTCTCCAGGACAACCAGACCTTCAAGCTGTCTGCTGCCCCCAAGGCCGTTGCTGAGTTcaacgaggccaaggaggccgGTATTGTCACCCGCCCCGTCCTTGTTGGCCCTGTGAGCTTCCTGCACCTCGGAAAGGCCGACCGTGGCCAGTCCGTCGACCCCATTGACCTGCTCGAGAAGCTTCTGCCCGTCTacgagcagcttctcgtccAGCTCAAGGAGGCTGGTGCCGAGACCGTCCAGATTGATGAGCCTGTTCTCGTCTTCGACCTCCCCgccaagaccaaggccgCTTTCAAGCCTGCCTATGAGAAGTTCGCCAGCCTGGGTGACAAGATCCCCAAGCTCGTCTTCACCACCTACTTCGGTGATATCGTCCACAACCTTGACCTCGTCCCCAAGGACGTCTACGCTGTTCACATCGACCTTGTCCGCAACCCTGAGCAGCTTGAGACCGTTATTGGTGCTCTGGGCCCCAAGACCGTCCTGTCCGCTGGTGTTGTCGACGGACGAAACATCTGGAAGACCAACCTGAAGCGCGCCATCGAGATTGTTGAGAGCGCTGTCCAGAAGCTCGGCAAGGACCGTGTCATTGTCgccacctcctcctctctcctccacACTCCCCACACCCTGGCtagcgagaagaagctggatgCTGAAATCGCCGACTGGTTCTCTTTCGCCTCTGAGAAGACCGTCGAGGTTGCCGTCATTGCCAAGGCTGTCACTGAGGGCCCTGCTGCCGTCCGTGAGCAGCTCGAGGCCAACGCCAAGTCTATCCAGGCTCGTGCTACCTCTCCCCGCACCAACGACCCCAAGGTCAAGGATCGCCAGTCCAAGATTGTCCCTGCCGACTACAACCGCAAGTCTGAGTTCCCTGCTCGTATCGCTTCCCAGCaggccaagctcaagctcccCCTGTtccccaccaccaccatcggCTCTTTCCCCCAGACCAAGGAGATTCGTCTGTCGCGAACCAAGCTGACCAAGGGCGAGATCACCGCCCAGGAGTACGACTCCTTCATTGAGAAGGAGATCCGTGACAACGTCAAGATCCAGGAGGAGCTTGGCCTCGATGTCTTCGTTCACGGTGAGCCTGAGCGAAACGACATGGTTCAGTACTTCGGCGAGCGCCTGGACGGCTATGCCTTCACCACCCACGCTTGGGTTCAGAGCTACGGTTCTCGATGCGTCCGACCCCCCATCATTGTCGGTGACATCTCCCGCCCTGCTCCCATGACCGTCAAGGAGTCCAAGTACGCCGTCTCTGTCTCCAGCAAGCCCATGAAGGGTATGCTGACTGGACCCGTCACTTGCCTGCGATGGTCTTTCCCTCGTGATGATGTTCACCAGTCTGTCCAGGCTGAGCAGCTTGCTCTGGCTCTCCGTGACGAGGTTGTCGACCTTGAGGCGGCCGGCATTGACGTCATCCAGGTCGATGAGCCTGCTCTCCGTGAGGGTCTCCCTCTCCGCTCTGGCAAGGAGCGTGATGCCTACCTCAAGTGGGCTGTGCAGGCTTTCCGCCTGTCCACCACTGGTGTCGAGGACTCCACTCAGATCCACTCTCACTTCTGCTACTCTGAGTTCCAGGACTTCTTCCACGCCATTGCTGCCCTTGATGCCGATGTTCTGTCTATCGAGAACAGCAAGTCTGATGCCAAGCTGCTGAGCGTCTTCGTTGACTCTGCTTACCCTCGCCACATCGGACCTGGTGTCTATGACATCCACTCTCCTCGTGTTCCCAGCGAGCAGGAGATCAAGGACCGCATCGAGGAGATGCTCCAGTACCTCAAGCCTGAGCAGCTCTGGATCAACCCTGACTGCGGTCTCAAGACCCGCCAGTGGAAGGAGACCAAGGAGGCTTTGGCCAACATGATCGCTGCCACCAAGCACTTCCGTGCCAAGTACAGCAAATAA